From a region of the Zingiber officinale cultivar Zhangliang chromosome 10B, Zo_v1.1, whole genome shotgun sequence genome:
- the LOC122030141 gene encoding disease resistance protein RGA2-like gives MDPHIIVLTVIGWIVPAVVTMAINKTLNNPPKDDKAKKLEEEIEKKSRIIAQLDEEITSNQIVKHGLWGVKNVVGGAKEAIENYRKHDGRCRKVFFWKPDARTNWLEEAHGMLDQTDVDFRAVAVARQNDEEYKFRRTTGERKHFTKLRGRDAETRALLNWLENSQRSFSSGSKKFSILSVVGPGGIGKTELAREAYNARASFGIKAWVSVCKNCDVKKMTIEIMDSADIKLPPGLHSINSPEQIRSIFTKRIKGQRVLVVFDDVWEGFSTSWEELYASLSHGKQGSRVIVTTQLERVAKLIGSDETINLDPLEHQEYWKLFEECAFGNQNPNNYPELQQLGQAIAAKFEGSPLAAVEIGRRLASNLTKRHWEKIAGSQFGELQRSRGDILSALEFCYEQLPTRLKQCYLSCALFPKNYCFDKDQLLRMWVALGFAPSLADEEIRSLAEDLASRSFFVNAERRNNKFMIHPVYHELADMICDGEFFRLEEETEETKIPEKARHVYVKADILVKVCKGLGEKENLYSLVIDGSLSSGIPNSKSDFHNSLNKVLDDLKGLRVLILPELPGNGSLRSIQKLSHLEYLEIPSNENRTLSKSFLARYRRGQVKLNQVSRDLFIKREGMDELAKLYGVTADWQPEAISTASLGRRRRKRSLPRAARKDQLLWEQ, from the coding sequence ATGGATCCTCATATAATCGTTCTAACAGTCATTGGATGGATTGTGCCGGCAGTCGTTACTATGGCGATCAACAAAACGCTGAATAATCCTCCCAAAGATGACAAAGCTAAGAAACTAGAGGAAGAAATTGAGAAAAAGAGCAGAATAATCGCCCAACTTGACGAGGAGATCACAAGCAATCAGATCGTCAAACATGGGTTGTGGGGCGTTAAAAATGTCGTCGGTGGCGCAAAGGAAGCGATCGAGAACTACCGGAAGCACGATGGACGATGTAGAAAAGTATTTTTCTGGAAACCTGATGCAAGAACCAACTGGTTGGAAGAGGCTCACGGTATGCTCGACCAAACCGATGTCGATTTCAGAGCAGTGGCCGTGGCTCGGCAAAATGACGAGGAGTACAAATTCCGGCGTACGACTGGTGAAAGGAAGCATTTCACGAAGTTGCGAGGACGAGACGCCGAAACAAGAGCCTTGCTGAATTGGTTGGAGAATTCTCAGAGATCTTTTAGTTCAGGTAGCAAAAAGTTCTCTATTCTGTCTGTCGTCGGTCCGGGTGGCATCGGCAAGACGGAGCTCGCTCGGGAAGCCTACAACGCCCGAGCCAGCTTCGGCATCAAGGCATGggtctctgtgtgcaagaattgTGATGTGAAGAAGATGACCATTGAAATCATGGACTCTGCCGACATCAAACTACCTCCGGGCCTTCACAGCATCAACAGCCCGGAGCAGATCCGAAGCATATTTACCAAGAGGATCAAGGGGCAGAGAGTTTTGGTCGTCTTCGATGACGTGTGGGAGGGGTTCAGCACCTCTTGGGAGGAGCTTTACGCCTCGCTTAGTCATGGAAAACAAGGGAGCAGAGTCATAGTCACAACCCAGCTTGAGAGGGTAGCAAAGCTAATCGGATCGGACGAGACGATTAATCTTGATCCCCTCGAGCATCAGGAGTACTGGAAACTGTTTGAAGAATGCGCATTCGGCAACCAAAATCCCAACAATTATCCGGAGTTGCAGCAGTTAGGCCAGGCAATAGCGGCCAAGTTTGAGGGCTCTCCCTTGGCAGCTGTGGAGATTGGACGTAGATTGGCGTCTAATTTAACAAAACGACACTGGGAGAAGATTGCCGGCAGTCAGTTCGGTGAACTCCAACGCTCGAGAGGCGACATCCTATCGGCACTAGAATTCTGCTACGAGCAACTGCCTACACGCTTGAAGCAATGCTACCTTTCTTGTGCTTTGTTTCCGAAAAATTACTGCTTTGACAAGGACCAGCTGCTTCGGATGTGGGTGGCCCTTGGCTTCGCTCCTTCTCTTGCCGACGAAGAAATCAGAAGCCTAGCTGAAGATCTTGCAAGTAGATCATTTTTCGTCAATGCAGAGAGAAGGAATAACAAGTTTATGATCCACCCTGTGTATCATGAGCTCGCGGACATGATTTGCGATGGCGAGTTTTTCAGACTCGAGGAAGAAACAGAGGAAACAAAGATACCAGAAAAAGCTCGCCATGTGTATGTCAAAGCGGACATTTTGGTGAAGGTCTGTAAAGGTTTAGGAGAGAAGGAAAACTTATACAGCCTTGTAATCGATGGTAGTCTATCCTCTGGCATCCCCAATTCTAAGTCGGATTTCCACAATTCTCTGAACAAAGTGTTGGATGATCTGAAAGGATTACGAGTGTTGATACTCCCAGAGCTTCCAGGGAATGGATCACTGAGATCGATTCAGAAATTAAGCCATCTCGAGTACCTTGAGATTCCCAGCAACGAGAACAGAACGCTGTCCAAGTCATTCCTGGCACGCTACCGCCGAGGGCAGGTGAAACTGAACCAGGTCTCCAGGGATTTGTTCATCAAGCGCGAGGGGATGGATGAGTTGGCCAAGTTGTATGGTGTAACTGCAGATTGGCAACCGGAGGCAATCTCGACAGCCAGCCTCGGCAGGAGGAGGAGAAAACGATCTCTACCGCGAGCTGCACGGAAGGATCAGCTGCTGTGGGAGCAGTGA